In Euphorbia lathyris chromosome 2, ddEupLath1.1, whole genome shotgun sequence, the sequence CACAAGTAGTTCTTCTACCAAAAAGCAGAGAGCTAAATCCCAGCCTGGAAGTAGCCAAATCAAATTGGATTAGATTGTTCTCTAACTGATATCCTCCAATCACGATTGAACTTCTTGGATTCAATCCCCCATTAACAACTCCAACACACAATACTTCTTCACTCACCTCTACAATTGAGTTTGCTCCATAAATCCTCCAAACCACTTTCTCATTCTGCAAAACCAGAGAAATCGTAGGCACACCATATCCCAATCGCGTGCTCAACACGTTCTCTTTGCTAAAGCACACATCAAACGGAGCCACTGATTCCACTCTGCTAATATTCATGGATTCAGCCTCCCTTATAAATGCCTCCGTTACACCCTTGAAGATTGAAGATTCCATCACTGTATATGGATTTACACTGCTAATTTTACTTCCCCCATTTCCCTCACTATCAATCCTCAAAAGTGTTGTGTTTAACGGGACAGTTTCGTCGTTGATCTTGATTGAGGTTATTCCGATGAAATACTCAACCGACGGCTCACCTTCGCTGAAAGTCCCGGCGGTACTCACCGGGTTTATGAAAAGAGGCGTATAGCTCAATGATTCAGAAGTGAATTCAACGTTGGGGAGAAAATTGTAAGGACCATCGCCGAAGAATATAACACCATTAACAGTCGGTGTAGAAGCTAAGCAAATGGCGAATTTTCTTTGGAGGCTAAAGGCGGCGGCCAATTGAGAAGGAAATGCAGCTCTATTTCGGCCAAGTCCGGCGATCCCTACGACGCCATTAGCAAGACCTTGGAGTAGAAAAGTCGGAGCGCAAGAGAACAGGAAGCGTGGGACGGTGACTATACGGCCAGGGTTGGATCCGTCAGTTGAATTGACGGAGACAACATCGGTGGCGAGTTCGCCGCCGGTGGCTGTGTTTGTGATAGGATTATCAGGAGAAACACCACAGGTGTTGTTATTGCAGCCGGGGCTAGGCGGTGAAAAACAGTTTCCGCAGCCGTTGGAATCGGCGAGCGAACATAAAGCAGAGCGGCAGCGTGCTGGTCGGTAAGTTGAGGAAACGTAATTGTTGTGACAGTCAACCCAGAGGTACTTGCCGCcgagatgaagaagaaggttGATGGGGAGGAGAGGGGTTCTTTGGTGAATGTGAGTTACATATTGAAGAGTGGAAGCGTCTTTTGAGACCGGAACAACTAAAGCCTTGGGCCGGAAAGATTGTTGAGCAATGGAGGGTGAGCACATgcacaagaaaaagaagagaaaaagagaagagcAGAGAATGGAGAAAGACATTGTTGTGTTGTGTTGTGTTGTGTTGTGTAATCTCTATGTATTGGGATGAAGGTATTTATAGGCAGCAACCAAGCAGGTGTATTGTCAAAACTCAAACTCAAGTTGGATGGCTTCTTCTGTTCCACGCCTTCCACTTTGACCATTTGACCCTatcaattataataattatatcatcTAACCAAAAATAGTCATTTCaatatcattttcttttcttttataaatatatgataatttttgaaattaaacCAATAACTtctgtttcttttgtttttggaGTATAATAATCACCGGCTAAATTATATCCATAGCCACTGACATTGtgtccactgaacttcaattcttaatggttacactttttaacaccggtggcatTCAACGCCTTAAAATGACTGATGAccgtctcaaaataaaaaaaattcgaagagttaatgatattttaaaaaactttaatacttgaaaattttcgttttcaGGTAATTTAAGTATTGTTTAGTTAGGAGAGGAAGtgtatttttagagagagaacgctccaaaaatgtgattttggaaaataaaaaatgtggtttcatggtaaacatgattttgaacaagtttaattcctgaatatttttattttgagattgttaaagatcattttgaggagttagttaaaattgagtggtcaccaatgtttaaaaaatgtaaagttcagtggtcatactgttgaaaattgaagttcaatgatcataatgttaaaatggataaatttCAATggccatagatgtaatttacccaataatCATCAAGCCATTGTCTAATGAATATTTTATCTAGTATCTAACGAATGGAAAGAGATAATTAGTGAAAATTAAATGTATCAAAAATGGGTACTTCGTATAACCTATtttattgagattttttttgATGAACCTATTTTATTAAGATTTATTAATGTATTTAGTAGTGATGTAATTATATAAACATGTAAAGGGTAGAATAGTAAATAGACATTGTAAATAatagtataaatatatgtaaacaatatcataattaataagaatgttttattatattttacgaTTGTCTCTCTCCTCATGGTATTAGAGCAATTAGTATACATTCACACTTCTAATTTTCAGTGGATCTATTATGTAATTCTACACATTAGATCCCATATCGATACACTCCAAATAGCTTTTACGTTTGTCTCTGTATGTGCGTTTGAAACAGAGGTCTTGTTGAAAGTCGCTCTAGTCTTGGGAACGTCTTCGAGAAGCATCGATTGCATAAATCTCCCTCGTGATATCTGTTCCTAATTTCTGTTACGATTCCAATCGTCTTCTCCGGTTGTAGTATTTGATCAGTAATCTTCACTTCCTCTGGTTTCATCTTCGATCCGTTTTAATTTATCTCTTCTATACTTTGACTGAAATGACAAAACTTGGATTTATTGACTTTGAAGTTTCTTCGGACTCCTCTCCATCTCCATCCGCGATGGCCAAATCACCGGCACCTCCACCAGAGTTGTTCTTACTAGAATTACCTGTTACTGCTCCGGTTCCTCCAACAACCAGACGTGTAACTTTCGATCAGCCACAAACAATTGATTCTCATTCACCGACTGGTGCTTTGCCGATGTCTCAACTGAACTCCAAGGTACATCAGCCTAATTTTTCTGATCAAGTTCTATCTCCTACACCATTATATGATATGAATAATATACGGTTTCGTGATAGAAACACTTCTAGACATCGGTCCTCTTATGTTCAAGATGATCATACATACTCTCTACAACTTACTGTAGTTGATAATCCCGGCACTGTGCTTGTTACAGTTCCTTTGAATGGTTCTAATTATGTCACTCGGAGGCGAGCTATGTTATTGGCTCTCTCCACTAAGGAGAAACTCGATTTTGTGCTTAGTGATGACTTCCCTCCTAGCAGAACCTCACCAGACTATATGGTAATGTCCTGGATCCTAAATGCAATTTCTAAAGATCTGGCAGATTCTTTTGTGTTCTCTTCTTCTACTAGGACTCTCTGGAAGGAACTTGAACAACGTTTCGGAGGCTCAAATGGCCCTCTCCTTTACCAATTGAAAAGAGAGATTAATGATTTTAGACAGGGAAATTTATCCATTGCACTATATTTTACTAAACTTAAACGCTTATGGGATGAGTTAGCCTACATATGTCCTGTTTTTGTGTGTTCATATGAAGCTTCTCACATCTGTACTTGTTTAGCTATGCAGAAGATGCATGAATCACATAATACAAATAAGCTAGTGCAATTTCTTATGGGCCTTCGCTCTGACTATTCTCCTGTTATACATCAATTGCTGCTATTAGATCCTTTACCAAGTTTACACAAAGCTTATTCAATGTTTCAAAATGTTGAGAAACAAAGGGAGGTCAATTCCGATCATGTTCAATTGGAGATTGCTGCTCTTGCCACAAATCTTCTGTTCCTACTACATCTAATAACTTACATGGTCAGAAAAGAGATTCAAGCAACAAGGATGATAAGTTTTGTACTCATTGCAACAAGCCCGTTCACGAGAAGGATTCATGTTTCAAACTTCAGGAGtttaaaaagaacaaaaacaagAACTCTAAGACTCATGCTAATCATGTTTCAATTCCAGGAGATACACATTTGGACGGATCTGATTctaaaaacaaggaaaatatGTCTTCTAACTATACCATGCCTCATGGCTTTGCCCAACTGGTTCAGACTGAAGTTCAAAGAGTTATGAAGAATAAAAATTCCTTATCATTTGGTGATGAATATCCATCCAACTCCTCAATGCCTTTGgcaaacttttcaggttttgcAGGTATATCTTCT encodes:
- the LOC136218298 gene encoding probable aspartic proteinase GIP2, translated to MSFSILCSSLFLFFFLCMCSPSIAQQSFRPKALVVPVSKDASTLQYVTHIHQRTPLLPINLLLHLGGKYLWVDCHNNYVSSTYRPARCRSALCSLADSNGCGNCFSPPSPGCNNNTCGVSPDNPITNTATGGELATDVVSVNSTDGSNPGRIVTVPRFLFSCAPTFLLQGLANGVVGIAGLGRNRAAFPSQLAAAFSLQRKFAICLASTPTVNGVIFFGDGPYNFLPNVEFTSESLSYTPLFINPVSTAGTFSEGEPSVEYFIGITSIKINDETVPLNTTLLRIDSEGNGGSKISSVNPYTVMESSIFKGVTEAFIREAESMNISRVESVAPFDVCFSKENVLSTRLGYGVPTISLVLQNEKVVWRIYGANSIVEVSEEVLCVGVVNGGLNPRSSIVIGGYQLENNLIQFDLATSRLGFSSLLFGRRTTCANFNFTSVA